Proteins encoded by one window of Actinocorallia herbida:
- a CDS encoding enoyl-CoA hydratase/isomerase family protein encodes MAAASSDAVVLSDPGPGVRLVTLNLPGVRNAMTEEMTRAWDLAIDAVAADRETRVLVVTGAGSSFCSGADLSWLDQGSAEDVTIDRLRERMLPFYRSWLRPRALPFPVIAAVNGPAVGAGVCLTLACDLRYASRTARFSVPFIYRGTHGGMASTWLLPEAIGVTRAREMLYTGREVAPDQALDWGLVTGVGDDALQQALESAARIAEAAPIALRLTKTGLEQSAAGLEASLQWEALAQPVTMTTSDLHEGIAAFRENRAPQFRGR; translated from the coding sequence ATGGCGGCCGCCTCCAGTGACGCGGTGGTGCTCAGCGATCCCGGACCCGGGGTCCGGCTCGTCACGCTGAACCTGCCGGGCGTGCGCAACGCGATGACCGAGGAGATGACCCGGGCCTGGGACCTGGCCATCGACGCCGTCGCGGCCGACCGGGAGACCAGGGTCCTCGTGGTGACCGGCGCGGGCAGCTCGTTCTGCTCCGGCGCCGACCTCTCCTGGCTCGACCAGGGATCGGCCGAGGACGTCACGATCGACCGGCTGCGCGAGCGGATGCTGCCCTTCTACCGGAGCTGGCTGCGGCCCCGCGCCCTGCCCTTCCCGGTGATCGCCGCGGTCAACGGCCCGGCCGTCGGCGCGGGCGTGTGCCTCACCCTCGCCTGCGACCTGCGCTATGCCTCCCGCACCGCGCGTTTCAGCGTGCCGTTCATCTATCGCGGCACCCACGGCGGCATGGCCTCGACCTGGCTGCTGCCCGAGGCGATCGGCGTCACCCGCGCCCGCGAGATGCTCTACACCGGCCGCGAGGTCGCCCCCGACCAGGCACTCGACTGGGGCCTGGTCACCGGTGTCGGCGACGACGCGCTCCAGCAGGCGCTGGAGTCCGCCGCCCGGATCGCCGAGGCCGCCCCGATCGCGCTGCGCCTCACCAAGACCGGCCTCGAACAGTCCGCCGCCGGCCTCGAAGCCTCCCTCCAGTGGGAGGCCCTCGCCCAGCCCGTCACCATGACCACCTCGGACCTGCACGAGGGCATCGCCGCCTTCCGCGAGAACAGGGCGCCGCAGTTCCGCGGCAGATGA
- a CDS encoding FAS1-like dehydratase domain-containing protein, translating to MSEREDSLIRPDMLEVIGRPYRRQTSYPVGASDIRRWAAAVHFPAKPPARYTDPRAAQEGGLVAPLDFNPFAWGAAELTGTGVEIDLDPSYRSSGAMEHFLGVRPPELKRALNGGVSATYTGVPVRPGDVITSASAVERYSERTGRLGRMLMTDTATLWTNQDGDEVKTFRMTLIRY from the coding sequence ATGAGCGAACGCGAAGACAGCCTCATCCGGCCCGACATGCTGGAGGTCATCGGCAGGCCCTACCGGCGGCAGACCTCCTATCCGGTCGGCGCGTCCGACATCCGCCGCTGGGCGGCCGCGGTCCACTTCCCGGCCAAGCCCCCCGCGCGGTACACCGACCCGCGCGCCGCGCAGGAGGGCGGCCTGGTCGCCCCACTGGACTTCAACCCCTTCGCCTGGGGCGCGGCGGAACTCACCGGCACGGGCGTCGAGATCGACCTCGACCCCTCCTACCGCAGCTCCGGCGCGATGGAGCACTTCCTCGGCGTCCGGCCACCCGAGCTCAAGCGCGCGCTCAACGGGGGTGTCTCCGCGACCTACACGGGCGTGCCCGTCCGTCCCGGTGACGTGATCACCTCCGCGTCGGCCGTCGAGCGGTACTCCGAGCGCACCGGCCGCCTCGGCCGGATGCTGATGACCGACACCGCCACTCTCTGGACGAACCAGGACGGCGACGAGGTCAAGACCTTCCGCATGACCCTCATCCGCTACTGA
- a CDS encoding SDR family NAD(P)-dependent oxidoreductase, producing MTAEQTHAGRRALVTGAGQGMGRVIARELARRGAEVIVNDLDRDRADAVAAEITAAGGKASGTVFDVTDFGSVRAAAEAIGPLDVLVNNAGNAGRVTGPTRDDFAPFVATDPADWDGFLNVNLYGVMHTARAFVPAMIERSWGRVVTIISDAGRLGEPTMAAYSAAKAGAAGFSRALAREVGRYGVTVNCVSLGTVGPDRAEDDPDAPELAQAVSRYVIRRSGRPDEVAAMIAFLSGPQAGWVTGQTYPVNGGYSFAL from the coding sequence ATGACCGCAGAGCAGACGCACGCCGGAAGGCGCGCCCTGGTGACGGGCGCGGGCCAGGGCATGGGCCGCGTGATCGCCCGCGAGCTGGCCCGCCGGGGCGCCGAGGTGATCGTCAACGACCTCGACCGGGACCGGGCCGACGCCGTCGCCGCCGAGATCACCGCGGCCGGGGGCAAGGCCTCCGGCACCGTCTTCGACGTGACGGACTTCGGCTCCGTGCGGGCCGCCGCCGAGGCGATCGGGCCCCTGGACGTCCTGGTGAACAACGCGGGCAACGCCGGCCGCGTCACCGGGCCCACCCGCGACGACTTCGCCCCCTTCGTCGCCACCGACCCCGCCGACTGGGACGGCTTCCTCAACGTCAACCTGTACGGCGTGATGCACACCGCCCGCGCGTTCGTGCCCGCCATGATCGAGCGGTCGTGGGGCAGGGTGGTGACGATCATCTCCGACGCCGGCCGCCTCGGTGAGCCGACCATGGCGGCGTACTCCGCGGCCAAGGCGGGCGCGGCGGGGTTCAGCCGCGCGCTGGCCCGCGAGGTCGGCAGGTACGGCGTGACGGTCAACTGTGTCTCCCTCGGCACCGTCGGCCCCGACCGGGCCGAGGACGACCCCGACGCCCCGGAACTCGCCCAGGCCGTCAGCCGGTACGTGATCCGCCGCTCGGGGCGGCCCGACGAGGTCGCCGCGATGATCGCGTTCCTGTCCGGGCCGCAGGCCGGATGGGTGACCGGCCAGACCTACCCCGTCAACGGCGGCTACTCCTTCGCCCTGTGA
- a CDS encoding acyl-CoA dehydrogenase family protein produces MELTLSSDQKLFQTSARRLLEKEYPLDRIRAMRDGEPRWSRDWWQQGAELGWAAAIVPEELGGGSVSGEGVRDLAVLAEELGAGVSPGPLLPVNVVLAALVETHGAGPDHSAEVEALVAGESVASWAVYEPGGEWSPLAPALTATPDGDGYVLDGLKDRVQEAEQADLLLVTARTPDGVAQFLVPTGADGVTVTPQWNVDLSRTYGEVAFAGVRVGADALVGAPGADEVIERQLQIAVLIQCAEVCAVLERVFAMTVQWAFDRYSFGRPLASYQELKHRFADMRTWLEASHATTQAAAAAIQERSPEAAELASVAKSFVGEKSLLIVQDCVQIHGGIGVTWEHDLHLFLRRTTVDQALYGTPEDHRLRLADLAATPKG; encoded by the coding sequence ATGGAGTTGACGCTCTCGTCGGATCAGAAGCTCTTCCAGACCTCGGCCCGACGGCTCCTTGAGAAGGAGTACCCCCTGGACCGGATCCGGGCCATGCGGGACGGCGAGCCGCGCTGGAGCCGGGACTGGTGGCAGCAGGGCGCCGAGCTGGGCTGGGCCGCCGCCATCGTGCCCGAGGAGCTGGGCGGCGGCAGCGTCTCCGGCGAGGGCGTCCGCGACCTCGCCGTGCTGGCCGAGGAGCTGGGCGCGGGCGTGAGCCCCGGCCCGCTGCTCCCGGTCAACGTCGTCCTCGCCGCCCTGGTCGAGACGCACGGCGCGGGCCCCGACCACAGCGCGGAGGTCGAGGCGTTGGTGGCGGGGGAGAGCGTCGCGAGCTGGGCGGTGTACGAGCCCGGCGGCGAGTGGTCGCCCCTGGCGCCCGCGCTCACCGCGACCCCCGACGGCGACGGCTACGTCCTCGACGGCCTCAAGGACCGCGTCCAGGAGGCCGAGCAGGCCGATCTGCTGCTGGTCACCGCGCGGACCCCCGACGGCGTCGCGCAGTTCCTCGTCCCGACCGGGGCCGACGGCGTGACCGTCACTCCGCAGTGGAACGTCGACCTGTCGCGCACCTACGGCGAGGTCGCCTTCGCCGGCGTGCGCGTCGGCGCCGACGCCCTCGTGGGCGCGCCCGGAGCGGACGAGGTGATCGAGCGGCAGCTCCAGATCGCGGTCCTGATCCAGTGCGCGGAGGTCTGCGCCGTCCTGGAGCGGGTCTTCGCGATGACCGTCCAGTGGGCGTTCGACCGCTACTCCTTCGGCCGCCCGCTGGCGTCCTACCAGGAGCTCAAGCACCGCTTCGCCGACATGCGCACCTGGCTGGAGGCGTCTCACGCCACCACCCAGGCCGCCGCCGCGGCCATCCAGGAGAGGTCGCCGGAGGCCGCCGAGCTGGCCAGCGTCGCCAAGTCCTTCGTGGGCGAGAAGTCCCTGCTCATCGTGCAGGACTGCGTGCAGATCCACGGCGGCATCGGGGTGACGTGGGAGCACGACCTGCACCTCTTCCTCCGCCGCACGACGGTCGACCAGGCCCTGTACGGGACTCCTGAGGACCACCGACTGCGCCTCGCCGACCTCGCCGCCACCCCGAAGGGCTGA
- a CDS encoding thiolase family protein: MPEAVIVSAVRTPIGTARKGTLAATPAEDLAVHVLQEAVRRSGLAPERFDDVIFGETLYGGGDLARYAAVAAGMTHVPGVAVNRHCASSLTALGMAAAGIRAGSERAVVAGGANSSSLGPALTWAAPHSPERRTPPTFPYTEDANDFTDMTVGWNVAQKYGLTREQMDAWALRSHQRAVTATAVGLFTDEIAPIKVTRLDGEIVEFAADEHPRATTTAEKMASLKPLRPEIEGYSITAGNACGTNDAAAALAVLADDLAREEGIPVLAVVRAWASVGVDPKYTGVGAIDAATKILDKTGLSVADIDLWEINEAFASVPVAACRELGIDEARVNIYGSGCSLGHPIAASGARMVTTLVHELRRRGGGRGLATMCAGGGQGGAVIIEVP, encoded by the coding sequence GTGCCCGAAGCCGTGATCGTCAGTGCGGTCCGCACCCCCATCGGAACCGCGAGGAAGGGCACGCTCGCCGCGACCCCGGCCGAGGACCTCGCCGTCCACGTGCTGCAGGAGGCGGTCCGCCGCTCGGGCCTCGCGCCCGAGCGGTTCGACGACGTGATCTTCGGCGAGACCCTGTACGGCGGCGGCGATCTCGCCCGCTACGCCGCGGTCGCCGCCGGGATGACCCACGTCCCCGGCGTGGCGGTGAACCGGCACTGCGCCAGCAGCCTCACCGCGCTCGGCATGGCCGCCGCGGGCATCCGCGCCGGATCGGAGCGGGCGGTCGTCGCGGGCGGCGCGAACTCGTCGTCGCTGGGCCCGGCCCTCACCTGGGCCGCCCCGCACTCCCCCGAGCGCCGCACGCCCCCGACCTTCCCCTACACCGAGGACGCCAACGACTTCACCGACATGACCGTCGGCTGGAACGTCGCGCAGAAGTACGGCCTCACCCGCGAGCAGATGGACGCCTGGGCGCTGCGCTCCCACCAGCGCGCGGTCACCGCGACGGCCGTCGGCCTGTTCACCGACGAGATCGCCCCGATCAAGGTGACCCGCCTGGACGGCGAGATCGTCGAGTTCGCCGCCGACGAGCACCCCCGGGCGACGACCACCGCGGAGAAGATGGCCTCGCTCAAGCCGCTCCGCCCCGAGATCGAGGGCTACTCGATCACCGCCGGCAACGCCTGCGGCACCAACGACGCGGCCGCCGCGCTCGCCGTCCTCGCCGACGACCTGGCCCGCGAGGAGGGCATCCCCGTCCTCGCCGTCGTCCGGGCGTGGGCCTCGGTCGGCGTCGACCCGAAGTACACCGGTGTCGGCGCGATCGACGCCGCGACGAAGATCCTGGACAAGACCGGGCTGAGCGTGGCCGACATCGACCTGTGGGAGATCAACGAGGCGTTCGCCTCGGTCCCCGTCGCGGCCTGCCGGGAACTCGGGATCGACGAGGCCCGCGTCAACATCTACGGCAGCGGGTGCAGCCTCGGCCACCCGATCGCCGCCAGCGGCGCCCGCATGGTCACCACGCTGGTCCACGAGCTGCGCCGCAGAGGCGGCGGCCGCGGCCTGGCCACCATGTGCGCGGGCGGCGGCCAGGGCGGCGCCGTGATCATCGAAGTGCCCTGA
- a CDS encoding carboxyl transferase domain-containing protein: protein MTIDPLAPERGAAEVVESWDDDLRSADVLEFPGYTAPASADESVRTALVDLAGSPAVWIDCDFRRSGGTMGAVAGVRIVRAFDRASAAGLPVVQTVSTGGARLQEGMISLLQMPRTVSAAARHAAAGLRSAAYLRSPTTGGVFASFASLTDLRAAQPDATIGFGGPRVVAEVTGAYPPPTSHTAESALGHGLIDAIVPPEECWDWLAAAVGAADGGPLVLPEGRPAAPDTSPSRPDPYDHLIRARGALRPSGLEWAAWLTDSWTGIGGSDPAIRAGIAVLGGRRAVVVAMDRFAGRTPGAPGPGAFRLAQRAVRLADRLGLPVVTLVDTPGADPRPDSEAGGVAREIARTLLALAELRSPSVCLVVGEGGSGGAMALAHTDHLLVLDGAVFSVIGPEAGAAVLYRDSARAPELTRALRMTPRDLVRLGVADAVVAEDTAAVRAAVADALAHARPGARDGRPDAATAAAVTS from the coding sequence ATGACGATTGATCCGCTCGCGCCCGAACGGGGCGCCGCCGAGGTCGTCGAGTCCTGGGACGACGACCTGCGCTCGGCCGACGTCCTGGAGTTCCCCGGCTACACCGCGCCCGCCTCGGCCGACGAGTCGGTGCGCACCGCCCTGGTGGACCTCGCCGGGTCCCCGGCCGTCTGGATCGACTGCGACTTCCGGCGCTCGGGCGGCACGATGGGCGCGGTCGCCGGGGTCCGGATCGTCCGGGCCTTCGACCGCGCCTCGGCGGCCGGGCTCCCGGTCGTCCAGACGGTCTCGACCGGGGGCGCGCGGCTCCAGGAGGGGATGATCTCCCTGCTCCAGATGCCGCGCACGGTCTCGGCCGCCGCGCGGCACGCGGCGGCGGGGCTCCGCTCGGCCGCCTACCTCCGCTCCCCCACGACCGGCGGCGTCTTCGCGTCGTTCGCGTCGCTGACGGACCTGCGCGCCGCCCAGCCGGACGCGACCATCGGCTTCGGCGGCCCGCGCGTGGTGGCCGAGGTGACGGGGGCGTACCCGCCGCCGACCTCGCACACCGCGGAGTCGGCGCTGGGCCACGGCCTGATCGACGCGATCGTCCCGCCGGAGGAGTGCTGGGACTGGCTCGCCGCGGCGGTCGGCGCGGCCGACGGCGGCCCGCTGGTCCTGCCGGAGGGCCGCCCGGCCGCGCCGGACACCAGCCCGTCCCGGCCCGACCCCTACGACCATCTGATCCGGGCCAGGGGCGCGCTGCGGCCGTCCGGCCTGGAGTGGGCGGCCTGGCTCACCGACTCCTGGACCGGGATCGGCGGGTCCGACCCGGCGATCCGGGCGGGGATCGCCGTCCTCGGCGGACGCCGTGCGGTCGTCGTCGCGATGGACAGGTTCGCCGGACGGACGCCCGGGGCCCCCGGCCCCGGCGCCTTCCGGCTCGCCCAGCGCGCGGTCCGGCTCGCCGACCGGCTCGGGCTGCCGGTCGTCACCCTGGTCGACACCCCCGGCGCCGACCCGCGGCCGGACTCCGAGGCGGGCGGGGTGGCGCGCGAGATCGCCAGGACCCTGCTCGCGCTCGCCGAACTCAGGTCCCCGAGCGTCTGCCTCGTGGTCGGGGAGGGCGGGAGCGGCGGGGCCATGGCGCTCGCGCACACCGACCACCTTCTGGTCCTGGACGGAGCCGTGTTCTCCGTCATCGGGCCCGAGGCGGGGGCCGCGGTCCTGTACCGCGACTCCGCCCGCGCCCCGGAGCTGACCCGGGCGCTGCGCATGACCCCCCGCGACCTGGTGCGGCTCGGCGTCGCCGACGCCGTGGTCGCCGAGGACACCGCGGCCGTCCGGGCCGCGGTCGCCGACGCCCTCGCGCACGCGCGGCCGGGCGCGCGGGACGGCAGGCCCGACGCGGCCACCGCCGCCGCCGTGACGTCCTAG
- a CDS encoding 3-hydroxyacyl-CoA dehydrogenase family protein yields the protein MNISKIAVVGCGTMGGGIVQLAAQHGLEVVGVEASEAGVAAARERISAGLAATAARGKITPEQVELAMSAFTLTTDLTEITKADLVVEAVYEDVELKKRLLGEIDRLVGPDTLIASNTSTIPLVILAAATSRPEQVVGLHFFNPVPAMRLIEVIKTPVTEQHCIDALTEFATGLGKSPVLVNDVPGFVGNLLIVPYLLDAIRAFERGVADMESIDAVITLGFNHKMGPFRLSDLIGLDIVHDMAASMYEEYKDPRYFPPPLLKQYVRLGWLGRKTGRGFYTYDD from the coding sequence ATGAACATCAGCAAGATCGCCGTCGTCGGCTGCGGCACGATGGGCGGCGGCATCGTGCAGCTCGCCGCCCAGCACGGCCTGGAGGTCGTCGGCGTCGAGGCGTCCGAGGCCGGGGTCGCCGCGGCCCGCGAACGGATCAGCGCGGGGCTCGCCGCCACCGCGGCGCGCGGCAAGATCACCCCGGAGCAGGTCGAACTGGCCATGTCGGCCTTCACCCTGACCACCGACCTCACCGAGATCACCAAGGCCGACCTCGTCGTCGAGGCGGTCTACGAGGACGTCGAGCTCAAGAAGCGGCTGCTCGGCGAGATCGACCGGCTGGTCGGCCCCGACACCCTCATCGCCTCCAACACCTCCACCATCCCCCTGGTCATCCTGGCCGCGGCCACGTCCCGCCCCGAGCAGGTCGTCGGCCTGCACTTCTTCAACCCGGTCCCGGCGATGCGCCTCATCGAGGTCATCAAGACCCCGGTGACCGAGCAGCACTGCATCGACGCCCTGACGGAGTTCGCCACCGGCCTCGGCAAGTCGCCCGTCCTGGTCAACGACGTCCCGGGCTTCGTGGGCAACCTCCTCATCGTCCCCTACCTGCTCGACGCGATCCGGGCCTTCGAGCGCGGCGTAGCCGACATGGAGTCCATCGACGCGGTGATCACCCTCGGGTTCAACCACAAGATGGGACCGTTCCGGCTTTCCGACCTCATCGGCCTCGACATCGTCCACGACATGGCCGCGTCCATGTACGAGGAGTACAAGGACCCGCGCTACTTCCCGCCGCCGCTGCTCAAGCAGTACGTGCGGCTCGGCTGGCTGGGCCGCAAGACCGGGCGGGGCTTCTACACCTATGACGATTGA
- a CDS encoding MaoC/PaaZ C-terminal domain-containing protein, producing the protein MTDTAVHAALAESAATEETTEGTSVPGFTRTAGLEAWNRYAAVNDEFVGIHMDDEAGRAAGYPGAIGMGNLIWGWLHCMLDEWVVGRGRLEHLECRFKAPALKGDEVVCGGVVTARETARDGAVSLTVEVWADRQNGDRLVAGTARLILNA; encoded by the coding sequence ATGACCGACACCGCCGTGCACGCCGCCCTCGCGGAGTCCGCCGCGACCGAAGAGACCACCGAAGGCACCTCCGTCCCGGGCTTCACCCGGACCGCGGGCCTCGAGGCGTGGAACCGCTACGCCGCCGTCAACGACGAGTTCGTGGGCATCCACATGGACGACGAGGCGGGCCGGGCCGCGGGCTACCCGGGCGCCATCGGCATGGGCAACCTCATCTGGGGCTGGCTGCACTGCATGCTCGACGAGTGGGTCGTCGGGCGGGGCAGGCTCGAGCACCTCGAATGCCGGTTCAAGGCACCCGCGCTCAAGGGCGACGAGGTGGTCTGCGGAGGCGTCGTGACCGCGCGGGAGACCGCCCGCGACGGAGCCGTCTCCCTGACCGTCGAGGTGTGGGCCGACCGCCAGAACGGCGACAGGCTCGTCGCCGGCACGGCCCGCTTGATCCTCAACGCCTGA
- a CDS encoding LacI family DNA-binding transcriptional regulator: protein MSRQPTGEDAPSGRARPATSADVARAAGVSRATVSHVLNNQVERFSAETVERVRDAALSLGYVRSAAGRALVMGRSDFVVLVLPYTTFTNVQDVIEVLSSEVEKIGLSPVVHFSVPRAQTATSRRLQHMVETLRPAGVVDLGGLSPHDIAFLDEVGCMLVNGEGQGQQQPDYNTAIGDFQARHLRARGYPTLAYGFLSDARDDPYGQMRADAVAAYCAQERLAPPLYLRVPLEQEGARKVLEEALPRTGVPLAVACYNDLVALALADAAKSLGLDVPRDLAVIGVEYAPFGQVITPRLTTIAADVPVSLSHIIQALDEGFGGFRASEIRVGTAEEAFRIVQGETT, encoded by the coding sequence GTGTCCAGGCAGCCGACGGGTGAGGACGCCCCGTCCGGCCGCGCGCGCCCCGCCACGAGCGCCGACGTGGCAAGGGCCGCCGGAGTCTCCCGGGCGACCGTCAGCCATGTCCTGAACAACCAGGTGGAGCGGTTCAGCGCCGAGACCGTGGAACGGGTCCGTGACGCGGCGCTCTCCCTGGGCTATGTCCGTTCGGCCGCGGGCCGGGCGCTGGTGATGGGCCGTAGCGACTTCGTCGTCCTGGTCCTGCCCTACACGACGTTCACCAACGTCCAGGACGTCATCGAGGTGCTGTCGTCCGAGGTCGAGAAGATCGGGCTCAGCCCGGTCGTCCACTTCAGCGTCCCGCGCGCCCAGACCGCCACGTCGCGGCGGCTCCAGCACATGGTCGAGACGCTGCGGCCCGCGGGCGTGGTCGATCTCGGCGGCCTGTCGCCGCACGACATCGCGTTCCTCGACGAGGTCGGCTGCATGCTCGTCAACGGCGAGGGCCAAGGACAGCAGCAGCCGGACTACAACACCGCGATCGGCGACTTCCAGGCCCGCCACCTCAGGGCCAGGGGCTATCCCACGCTCGCCTACGGCTTCCTGTCCGACGCGCGCGACGACCCCTACGGCCAGATGCGCGCCGACGCCGTCGCCGCCTACTGCGCCCAGGAGCGCCTCGCGCCCCCGCTCTACCTCCGCGTCCCCCTGGAGCAGGAGGGCGCCCGCAAGGTCCTGGAAGAGGCGCTGCCCCGCACCGGCGTGCCCCTGGCCGTCGCCTGCTACAACGACCTCGTCGCCCTGGCCCTCGCCGACGCCGCCAAGTCCCTGGGCCTCGACGTGCCGCGCGACCTCGCCGTCATCGGCGTCGAGTACGCCCCCTTCGGCCAGGTCATCACCCCCCGCCTGACCACGATCGCCGCCGACGTCCCGGTCTCCCTCTCCCACATCATTCAGGCGCTCGACGAGGGATTCGGCGGCTTCCGCGCCTCCGAGATCCGGGTCGGCACCGCGGAAGAGGCCTTCCGCATCGTTCAGGGCGAAACCACCTGA
- a CDS encoding FAD-binding protein yields MALDGHVDVVVVGFGVAGAAAALAAAHADARVLVLDQDPLTERRPGIPRPERPREMLRAGLRAAAREAGVEVRPHARAHELLVVGGEVCGLGYATLPSRAAALGHRILRRMGERATTRVRPVLARAAEAVWEAGFSVAEVDCSSVVLAMDSRHWEFVGPATWSAAHTARAEAAAPGTRSRWPEFPADGPTPELAVRAWCAHGDGSLTEVQSELGVDEETGAILVGGHLPVPGLYAAVRTCRADAADPGAHAVMTAGRRAGSGAVNTDGRYGTRIRAVG; encoded by the coding sequence ATGGCGCTGGACGGACATGTCGATGTGGTCGTCGTCGGATTCGGCGTGGCGGGAGCCGCGGCGGCCTTGGCGGCGGCGCATGCCGACGCCCGGGTGCTGGTCCTCGACCAGGATCCCCTGACCGAGCGGAGACCCGGAATCCCCCGCCCCGAACGTCCCCGCGAGATGCTGCGGGCCGGACTGCGCGCCGCCGCGCGGGAGGCCGGCGTCGAGGTGCGCCCGCACGCCAGGGCGCACGAACTGCTCGTCGTGGGCGGTGAGGTGTGCGGGCTCGGCTACGCGACCCTGCCGTCCCGCGCCGCCGCGCTCGGCCACCGGATACTGCGCAGGATGGGCGAGCGGGCCACCACCCGGGTGCGCCCGGTGCTGGCCAGGGCCGCCGAGGCGGTGTGGGAGGCGGGATTCAGCGTCGCCGAGGTGGACTGCTCATCGGTCGTCCTCGCGATGGACTCCCGGCACTGGGAGTTCGTCGGCCCCGCGACCTGGTCGGCCGCGCACACGGCCCGCGCCGAGGCGGCCGCCCCGGGCACCCGGTCGCGGTGGCCCGAGTTCCCGGCCGACGGACCCACCCCGGAACTCGCCGTCCGCGCCTGGTGCGCCCACGGCGACGGCTCCCTCACCGAGGTCCAGAGCGAACTGGGCGTGGACGAGGAGACCGGCGCGATCCTCGTCGGAGGGCATCTCCCGGTCCCCGGCCTCTACGCCGCGGTCCGCACCTGCCGCGCGGACGCCGCCGACCCCGGCGCGCACGCGGTGATGACCGCGGGCCGTCGCGCCGGCAGCGGCGCGGTCAACACCGACGGCAGATACGGCACCCGCATCAGGGCTGTCGGCTGA
- a CDS encoding VOC family protein has protein sequence MKQQPELTGDFGIGRMVHVVHMSDDAQELREWYERVFGGFVYMGVEEPNYLPWEDRHATLLMIGDLCIETMSPAEPVNPKLPVGKFYTKFGRHLHSVGYKVDDLVGLAERMLEAGIYIGKPGGGRIETFDPETAYVFPSPRDTAGLMVELCRTDMPQDPRDLDTWSSLAKMWQTHPLTLEKFECVTLGVKDLESAVKIYADTMQAVPIRSGVDADLQAKSEILRLGDCLLQLVEPLEEDSDLGRHVARWGNMIFSLRFKVGDVDAAETWLNKNDVRTTRLRPDLLVTNVEDSFGAPLYFGSEEFEVGPA, from the coding sequence ATGAAGCAGCAGCCCGAGCTGACCGGCGACTTCGGCATCGGCCGGATGGTCCATGTCGTGCACATGTCCGATGACGCCCAGGAACTCCGCGAGTGGTACGAGCGGGTCTTCGGCGGGTTCGTCTACATGGGCGTCGAGGAGCCCAACTACCTCCCCTGGGAGGACCGACACGCGACCCTCCTCATGATCGGCGACCTGTGCATCGAGACGATGTCGCCCGCCGAGCCGGTCAATCCGAAGCTCCCGGTCGGCAAGTTCTACACGAAGTTCGGCAGGCACCTGCACTCGGTCGGCTACAAGGTGGACGACCTCGTCGGCCTCGCCGAGCGGATGCTGGAGGCCGGCATCTACATCGGCAAGCCCGGCGGCGGCCGGATCGAGACGTTCGACCCGGAGACCGCCTACGTCTTCCCGAGCCCGCGCGACACCGCCGGACTCATGGTCGAGCTGTGCCGGACGGACATGCCGCAGGACCCGCGCGACCTGGACACCTGGTCGTCGCTGGCGAAGATGTGGCAGACCCACCCGCTCACCCTCGAGAAGTTCGAGTGCGTGACGCTCGGCGTGAAGGACCTGGAGTCGGCGGTCAAGATCTACGCCGACACCATGCAGGCCGTGCCGATCCGCTCGGGCGTGGACGCCGACCTCCAGGCCAAGTCGGAGATCCTCCGGCTCGGTGACTGCCTGCTCCAGCTGGTCGAGCCACTGGAGGAGGACTCCGACCTCGGACGGCATGTCGCCCGATGGGGCAACATGATCTTCAGCCTGCGGTTCAAGGTCGGCGACGTGGACGCGGCCGAGACCTGGCTCAACAAGAACGACGTCCGCACGACCCGGCTCCGGCCCGACCTCCTGGTGACGAACGTCGAGGACTCCTTCGGGGCTCCCCTGTACTTCGGCAGCGAGGAGTTCGAGGTCGGCCCGGCCTGA
- a CDS encoding ArsR/SmtB family transcription factor, giving the protein MPRETVATTEVLKALSDPIRWNIVQQIAQEEEFACSVLEDTLPVSKTTISYHTKILTQAGLIEVHKRGRNYFYTLRHEVLREVIDELWKLAPGPRLVEAPAPAESAAPARAEQPRLAAASGDTDAPAGLLTW; this is encoded by the coding sequence ATGCCACGCGAGACCGTCGCCACCACCGAGGTCCTGAAAGCGCTGAGCGACCCGATCCGGTGGAACATCGTCCAGCAGATCGCGCAGGAGGAGGAGTTCGCGTGCAGCGTCCTTGAGGACACGCTGCCCGTCTCCAAGACCACGATCTCCTACCACACCAAGATCCTGACCCAGGCCGGGCTGATCGAGGTGCACAAGCGCGGCAGGAACTACTTCTACACACTGCGCCACGAGGTCCTGCGCGAGGTGATCGACGAGCTGTGGAAGCTGGCTCCCGGCCCCCGCCTCGTCGAGGCCCCGGCGCCCGCCGAGTCCGCCGCGCCGGCCCGTGCCGAGCAGCCGCGCCTCGCCGCCGCCTCGGGCGACACCGACGCCCCGGCCGGACTCCTCACCTGGTAG